In the Danio rerio strain Tuebingen ecotype United States chromosome 8, GRCz12tu, whole genome shotgun sequence genome, one interval contains:
- the LOC795526 gene encoding serine/threonine-protein kinase pim-1-like gives MAFPKLISRLKKAFGIKRAHEPPREPLTSTGNTAENHRHPITDDPPLFQACFPRRATVDDPLPALEIHDLQDEPISSSKFFHTAVNNLELEVLQPSIPDAPAEEDLDSTVKSEVNSFESPVSQQFSTDGIFEAFSGDSVQVDIDSALDEDSESSLNQKVSQDDSADDSALSLTADDETCLDNNDISSRYNLGKQLGEGGFGSVFEGIRIQDGLQVAVKFAQMTPRMQDLCSSHDQPPLEITLASMASSGSRCANIIQLLDWQVFKDHYVMVMERPTPSMDLEAFLQLNGGVLTEQTAQTIMGQAVHAANVCCYREVFHRDIKLQNLLVNPNTLEVKLIDFGCGDYMMESAYSTFSGTEAYMPPEFYKRGCYHAKPATVYSLGVLLFTLLHGDFPTTYDLYYLEHDWSKFTLSQECCDLMWACLQQIPEQRILLGQMPYHDWFMLE, from the exons ATGGCCTTTCCAAAGTTAATTTCCCGTTTAAAGAAAGCGTTCGGTATCAAGCGTGCACACGAACCACCCCGTGAGCCACTCACATCCACCGGCAACACGGCAGAAAACCACCGTCATCCGATAACCGATGACCCGCCCCTCTTCCAAGCCTGTTTCCCCAGAAGAGCTACTGTTGATG ATCCGCTCCCTGCACTGGAGATCCACGACCTACAGGACGAGCCGATCAGTAGCTCGAAATTCTTTCACACTGCTGTGAACAATCTGGAGCTGGAGGTTCTCCAACCTTCAATTCCTGATGCTCCAGCAGAAGAAGACTTGGACTCCACTGTGAAATCTGAAGTGAACAGCTTTGAATCTCCAGTGAGCCAGCAGTTCTCAACAGACGGCATCTTTGAAGCGTTCAGCGGAGACTCTGTGCAGGTTGACATTGACTCTGCACTGGATGAAGACTCGGAGTCTTCACTGAACCAGAAGGTCTCACAAGATGACTCCGCTGATGATTCTGCTCTGAGTCTTACAGCAGATGATGAGACCTGTTTGGACAATA ATGACATCAGCTCCCGCTACAATCTGGGAAAGCAGCTCGGTGAAGGAGGTTTCGGCTCCGTTTTTGAGGGGATCCGCATACAGGATGGTCTGCAG GTGGCTGTTAAATTTGCCCAGATGACACCACGTATGCAAGATCTCTGCTCT tctcATGACCAGCCACCTCTAGAGATCACCTTGGCAAGTATGGCCAGCAGTGGCTCCAGGTGTGCCAATATAATTCAGCTCCTTGACTGGCAGGTCTTCAAAGACCATTATGTCATGGTCATGGAGCGGCCTACGCCAAGTATGGACCTGGAGGCATTCCTGCAACTCAACGGAGGCGTCCTCACCGAGCAAACGGCACAAACTATCATGGGCCAAGCTGTTCATGCTGCCAATGTTTGCTGCTACCGGGAAGTATTCCACAGAGACATTAAGCTGCAAAACCTGCTTGTAAACCCAAACACACTGGAGGTCAAGCTGATTGACTTCGGCTGCGGAGATTACATGATGGAATCAGCATACTCCACCTTTTCTG GCACAGAAGCGTACATGCCGCCAGAGTTTTACAAAAGAGGATGTTACCATGCCAAACCAGCAACTGTCTATTCTCTTGGGGTTCTTCTCTTCACATTGCTGCATGGAGATTTCCCAACGACGTATGACCTGTACTACCTGGAGCATGACTggtccaaatttaccctctctcaAG AATGCTGTGATCTGATGTGGGCTTGTCTGCAGCAGATTCCAGAGCAAAGAATTCTTCTAGGACAGATGCCTTACCACGACTGGTTCATGCTGGAGTAG